The window AAAAGCCCttcattcagatttttttctgcTACCACTAGTGATTTGTTGTTCGAGGGGAAGCTGGAAGTTGCATCACACCCACTCCCACAGATGAGCAGCACTGCGAGGCTTTCAAGGAAAATATCAGGACTTCAAAAGATCTGCATGTTATTAACATATCTGTTTTTTGCACATGGAACTCGTCAACGTAATCATACGACTTCTAATGACAAAAATGTCACTTTTGGCAGATGAATGTGATCTTTTCCTGACAGCAGGAAAAGGAGAAGGTCATTCCTGTTTCCTGAACTCGTTGCCATCATCAAAAAACAGAGTGAGCCATCTGTGTTATGCAACAGTATTTAGAAGACAAGAAGCACAGTCAGTAAATTTCTCTCAGTAGCATCATGAGACAGACGCACTGATCCAGACTGAACCAGAATCATGCAGGTAAAGTCTGACGATGAAGCATCCTTTGCAATAAATAAACCGGAGCGTCCGACATGTcaacattttacatttcaaagcAGATTCTGTAGACAGAACGCCACGAAATAGCACGACACAGAAAAATGTGCTAAAAATCTAAACAGAACATTTCAGGGAAGTCTCCAGAAAGTCCTGCAGCTGAACCCTGAACCCTGACATCAGTCTGACCTCTGGTGCCTCAGCCCCCGTGGTGAAAaggcatgtttgtgtttctattGGGAAAACTAAACACTGGTTAAAGtcacaatgaaataaaaagagtaGTAATGATAATGATTTTAACAGTGTCACGTTTCTCTCGTTGAAACATTTTATAgttctcatttatttccatgcACACTGTGAGAACATAATTAACAGTAAAACGACCAAATggacataaaaatatttaagaCATCAAAGACAATAAAACCGCATGTATACTCAGAGTATATGTGAACTAAAGTATTATTAAGAGCATGTTTCttcagaaaaatgttatttgtCAATTACACACAGCGCATTTACTCAAAAACAGCAGGCAAGCTGAAGTTTAGACTATAAATATACGATGGATACAACCATAGGGACTCAGTTTTTTTGGGTCTGCATGTTAAGACTAACTCTTGAGCCTGGAGTGATTCTATTTGGGAGTCGGGGTAGAGCGGTAAACACAGACACCTGCTAATTAGTGTTAATTAACAGACAAATAAAATGCTAGAATCTCACCacaactgaagcacaaacttctTGGACAGTCTGCAAACTATATCATTTGTCAGATTATTCCATTACAAACATTCTTAAAGGCACCAACTCTGCATACACAGCTTAGGGTGAGTTCAATGAATCAAGCAGCTGTACAAATTAACGTTACAGGAGCTAATTCTAATCAGAATTTGTAAGATCATAAAGTTATTAAAGTTTGCAAATTGATTCTGAAATTGAGGCGCTGCAGTATTGTCTTACTGGCAGTTCTGGGTTCAAATTTCCTGGTCAGCTAGAGGCCTACCTGTGTAGTCTGCATGCTCCCTCACAGTCCAAAGGTGGGCTTTATGTGTTAACTAGTGATTTTAAACTTGCCACAGACATGCCTCTCTGTGTTAGACTGCTCCCTGCACCTCACTCTATGGAGGCTGAGAAGCACTTAAGAAAACTGATCACCAAGTAATTGCATGCATATGCAGCAACTGTATTATTACTGGGAGGTGGCTGAGGTTTTTAACAGACAAGAGATACAACCTATAAAGCTACTGTCAAGCAAGTATCTTATTAGGCCTACTGTTATCTTTGATTACACATGACAACAGtcctaaagtttaaaaaaaaaaaaaaaaaaaaaaaaaaaaaaaaagaatcgagaCAAATGGAAAATGCAGTTACTTAAAACCACCTGTGACCAGTAAGTAATCACAGCAGGCTAAATAATCCAGTGCTTTATGTGAACATTGATAGTCGTGACTCGGTGTGCTCTAACTATTAAGGTCTTTATCTTCGAGCTGAAAGTGAGAAATAAACTCCTTGCTCCCCTGTGCAcagaggtggagagcagctatGTAGCATCTCTGGATCAAGTGAAATTTCGTGCCCGGAGCCATGTTTAACAACCTTTTTTGCAACCATATTACAAAATTAGCAACTGGCAAACATTAGCATTAACAGCTTGGACCATTCCAGTATCTCAGACAGTTTTCCAATTCAGCATCATCATTTCTCCTTTACTTTAAGAACCGTCTCCAGCAGTGAAAgctacttttacattttatttttttggtgctattttgatttcttttctttgcatgAGCACAGTTTCTATCTGACAGCTGTTGATGTTCGTGACAAGAATCTTTCAGAAGCTTTCAAATGCTTTAGCTTCTATTTGTGGTCCGATTCGCTCAAGAAAGGATCTTGTGGTACAAATTACATGAAACAAATGTGTCCAGGAAACCATTTTGCATTCTGTCGATGGTGTTATTCTCGTTACTGTTTCAAATTTACAATGAGCCATTACAGGAATGTGACTTCATGTTTTAGCTTTGTGGGGTTACTGCTCGAGTATAACTGCAaatatttcaaagtaaaaggcTTGTTAAGAAATGGACAGACTTTTATTGTAACTATTTCAAATTAAAGTATCCCCAGGTGTTATATGTATGTTATGATTTATTCTCTATCATATTTAAGGTTTTGGTTCATATACTGTTGGTGGGGTGGATACTGGGTTTGACAACCATTCACATTTACACAAATGTGTGCATtataaaaagaggaaaagctCAATATGATTTCACACTTCTGCCCAATAAGAGAGTTATTACTTCCTATTAGCTTAAGGCAACGTTGTATTTCAGTTGAAACAGTTGTTACCTGAAAACCATCACTTATgctggagaaaaagagaaataaaagcttGCCTTTCTTTGTGCTTGCTTTAAATAAAAGGCCTGTTTCGTTCGGCATCTGAGGTTATTAACAGCACCGGACACTATTCAAATAAACACAGTAAAAGCACTTGCTAATACAAACTGTGGCTAGCTTGTTTGAACACTCGTGTAGTTTCTCATTCACAAAGAATGCAGTACATGGCACAGCCTCATTTTGGCTCATTTAAAGCTCTGTTTATTAATGTGAGCTCTTCTAAATGAGccaataaattaattaaaacaaaaaaaaaaaaaaaaccactacaAACTATAGCCAAGTACAGCCAGTGCAGTTTGGATTTTCATTCAGTTTTGCAAGCAATTTTCATGAAAAcatacatttcttttaaatgcatatgataaaaaacttgaaaaagttTGATTCTACCTTTGAGAACAAACCAGCTAAATCCCAGAAAGACAGTAAGTAAACATGTGTGGCTTCTGGTCTAATACTCTTATGCATGAAATacttgtaatgttttttttgtttgttttttgccatcTAGGGGTGGCATATGAAGCAAAATGACTTTACAACAACACTTCCACATTCAGCTGTTCTCCAAAGATCACCCACCCACTCACCTGCTCTGAAATGACTGACAAGTAAAGGAACAGGTTCCCAGAATTCTGTGCAAATGTTCATCAAGACCATCGATGagtttttgtttattctttAAAAATTTTTGAAGACTGCAGTCACCTTCCACTTTGCATATCCATCCTACTTGTGCAAGTCACTGTGACACCCAACCCATCCTTCTACTTCTGTTGTTTAATGGTCACTGGCAAATAGCAAACACGTGGGAAAATGGGTAAATTACCGGCACCTTCCTATCATTATTAAACCTATCCCATTCCCTCTTCTTTGTCCAACTACAATAAAGTCAAATTGTCAAGATGCTTTCAGAAATTTCattgtgactttaaaaacaAGTCCTGCGAGTTTTTAAACGCAGCATACAAAGAAATGCTTTGCCTTCTACTCAAcactaaattattttttatttaaatggctCCAATCCGGAGGTGCAGCATGTCAGACCTCTGTGGCAAATAAATAATCTTAAAAGGCTTCTACTGATCCACAAGATCATCTGGTATCCCGCAGGTCtacaataaattaataaaacccCCGAAGTTAGCCATTGTTTAAATATTGATACTCTACGTGTATTTACATGAaaccaaagaacaaaaaacagaaaaatagaaaCACACTCATTGGCTCTCAGAAACAGGCTTTGACCCCTGACACGGCGAGGTCGGGCTCGTAAAGCTGGGTGATATCCCTCTTGCTGGAAGAGGGCAGAAACACGAGAAATAAAGTTAGCTGAAACCAGATGTTAGGATCCTGACAGACAGCTGATTCATTATCGACACCGACTGCACTACAAGTCATGAGCTGATTACCTTACAATGTGCCTTTTGATTTAAAAGACCTGTGCTCTGTCAGCTGAGATCAAAggcagacagcacagaggcttACAAAAAGAACCGCTGATAAACCTGAGGATGAAACACAAGAATAAATCATATCATCTATTGTTTCTTTAACAAGGATTCTTGTCTGCTGGCAGAAAAACTTTCCAGGCCATGTTTAAAAAGTAATGCTAACTTTTTCATGTGAAATCCGATGCGTTTTCAGATTTTGAGCTTCTCACTAACACCCGAGAGAAAAATCCTCttgataaaacacacacaagctccTAAATCTTCTTAATCTCTGGGAAATAAGTCCATCTGTTGTGCATTTTGAACCCACACACGAGCCGATGAAGTGACGATTTTAAGGTGAATGATTTTTCCTACACTCGTTGGCATCTGGAGTTCCCCAAAGGAAACAGATCAGAAGTCTGCTTCAagtgttttaacattttttgcAACACATACTTCCACCCTGAAAGAACCAAGACAAATTACAGATTTACAGTCAGGCTTGAAAagattaataaattattttttgcatCTCAGTGGATTGGGCAGCCCAGCTCACACTGTGCTATACTTTTTTGCATTTGGGAGTCATTGTTTATCAAATCCTCTGAACTTTCTTCATCAGTATCAAACTTATTATCTCTGTGTCATCAGCCTGCAGCCATGAAAGAGCAGAATCACACAGAGAGAATTTGAGAAAGTCCCAGCAGGAATGACACAGCCTCCTTTTTCCACAAAAATCATCCTCTTAAAACGGCCAGAAAGCTTCTGCACAAGCGCCTCCCTGTGCTCACCGCAGGATCAAAAAGACCTGTGTCATGCTACACAGTAGAGAGCAAAGCACACACAGGGGGCCGATGCCTCCAAAGCGACCGGAGCGAATCCATCCTAGTCAAAGCTCATCAGAGCTCACACTTGGCATCGGGGATCTGGTCTCAGGCTGACGGGGGCTGGAGCCTTTTTGGCCTCCGTGCAGCCATGGCAGGAAGGAAACAGTGGGCTAAAGAGGCGGCCGAGACCTTTACGGAAGACGCTGTTGGAGAGGCTGTAGATGAGACAATTACAGAAGCTGTTGCTGATTGCCAGCCATGTTGTGAGGAAGGACGCCACCTCGTGGTGATATAGGCCGGCGCTCTCTAGGAGGAAGTAGAGGATGTACGGCATCCACAGCACATAGAAGACACTGGTGATGCGGAAGAGCACCATGGCATAGCGTTTGTCCGGGCAGCCTTCGCAACGCTCTCCCCGCTCACCTTTATCACCCTCGGTCTGCGGGCTGAAGCGGGCTTGGCGTTGGGAGATCTCCCTTGTATGCTGCCGGCAGATCCGGAATATACTCCCATAGGTGAAGCAGACAGTAAGTGCAGCTGGTGCGTAGAGCAGCGCCACAATGAAGGTGCTAAATGCCGGGTTGGTTTTCCAAGAGAGTGCGCACCACTTAAATATGTCCCCATGATAACCTGGTTTCCCCCAGCGGAAAAACGATGGCAGGAAAATCAAAGCAGAGTAAACCCAAATGAGCACAATGCACACCCTCAGGCGGCATGGGGTGACCAGCGTGGTGTACGACAGCGGTCGTGTGATGGCGATGTAGCGGTCCACGCTGATGCAAGCTAGCGAGGCCATGGAAACACTCTTCAGCACAGAAACCATGTAGCCGAATCCCTTGCAGGTGAGCTCCTCATTCAGGCCTCGAAGGTAGTGGAGGAGGGACATCGAGGGCACGAGGCAGCTGACGCCCACCAGCAGATCAGCGTACGCCATGGTTTGGATAAAGTGGCTGGTGGTGTGGTGGTGCAGCAGCGGGGCACAATGGAAGACAAAGATCACCACCAGGTTGCCAGCGATGATGAGCAcagtgaggaagaggatgacaaccacctccagcacGCAGGTATCCATGCTGTGGGAGTAACCCATGGAGCCCAGCAAGCAGAACGAGGGAGAGCCGCTTTGGTTCGCATCAGAGGAAGAGTTCATGTTTGGACTGgagaagagggagggaggagaagGGGGCAGTTTCAGCTCAACGCAGCCATCATCCTGTCATCCAagtctctttatttttttaaccctgAAGTTACAGCTCCAAAAACAAAGCATGCCCCTGTTCTTCTATATCAGCATCTTTTCTCCCTCAGCGGGCAGCGAGCCTGTCCTTAAAGTAGCAGTAATCCATCGGTGCATGCAAAACGCAGCCagccactgctgctgctgctgggggtgaaatatgtgcatgtgtgcaacCTCgagaggcagaaaaaaaatgtcccaATGTAGGACAAGAGATGCCCGTCTAGTGGTGCAGTGCAACCCGTCCTCCCCCCCACACAGCTGTTTATCATACCCCCCTCCCTTGACTACAAATCCCGAGGTAAGCACTGTTCTCCAGCGGGCAGGAACCAAACAATTCAaacattgaaaaaataaataaaaagagccATCCACTGGCACTCTTCAAATGCCGGCAAAAGGGTAAAAACAGGGAGAGGAAAACGATCCCAAAATTCCCAGCAGCTTCTGTGTGCCGGCACTGAATGCTTCCTCAGCAAAGAAAGTCAAGGCGGTCCAATCAAACGGCACATCTGAAGGTAGACGCCTCATCCGCGGGTCATTAAAACACAGATTTTCATGAGCAGACAGTGTCCTGGAATCCTGGAGGCAGGCAGGGCAAACATCCAAAGGTGATGGATAATGTCACTGGGAGCTCTTCTTGTCAGGCTCAGTGGCGGCTGGTCGacttccagtgtgtgtgtgaagatggAGAGATGTGTAGTCATgagtgtgagagacagagagagatgaagGAGGTAGACGGTGAACTGCTTCTCCTTTCTGCTGTAGTGGCGATACAGTGATGATGCAGCGCTgccactgctgctgctttcctctcctcccccttcactcactcgctctctctctctcgctctaacacacacacacactttccttcCCTTTCCACTcatttcactctctctctctcacacacacacacacacacacttcgcttcccctcctcctcctctgtccgTTTAAATTTTTTACTTCTTTCTGCCTCCCAGTGTCCCCACTCTTACTGTACCACAATTACAGAACTGAGAAGGAAAAGTTTTTAAATAAGCTTCAGAGCAATTGAAATTTATTATATATACACAAGAAAATATCTAAAATCCATAAGAAACTCACAAATGTTAAGCAGAAATCATGATTATGGCCTGGTGCAAATTACATCGGTGTGAGGATCATTTGTTTTGTAAGGCATCTATTGGATTTTGTTGATGCTTGAAATTAAGGTTGTGAGACTTTGATTGCATGGCTGCTTGATAGACTTCACATCCGCTAATGCGAGTCACCGAGGGAGAtcttttaacagtgtttgtgGCAGACGTGTCATAAGAGAAAACACAGTAACGGGAAACGGACGATTAACTTCCAGAGGGTAGCGGGTTTGTTAAAAGCTTATTTTGCTCTTAATTTGAAGTTTTGAAATAAACTCCAAATTAAGAGAACAAAACCCATCATAAGATGACTGCCAAGTGGTGACCTGCTTCAACTAAGAGTTTGGCTTGTAGTGTtgcttctttttaattttattgaagGAAGTAATAGGCACATATTTAGGCTTTCAGTAAAGACCACCCAAAGGTttttgctttataaataaaaagcagCTTAGCAGCAGGTGAAGCTGccaacatttaaaataataactccAGACACAACAACTGGGTAACATCCACCTTTGTTATGCAGTCCAAGTTTTTGCTACAGACACTAAAGCTCATCATTTTAACACTGGCACTGCCGAATAAGTCAAGGTACTCACTGCTGCACTGTTTAAACAATTTAATGCTACAATATACACTCACTGACCACTTCATTAATCGCACCTGgctagtactgggttggaccCTCCTATTGCTGTAAGAACTGCTTTGTGACATATAATGAAGTTCTTTTGAAGCATAAATTATTCATTACAGTCTTCATTTTCTCTAAACATTtttctctgctctctttctTCCTTTGGGTCCCTTTCAGCATTACTCTAACCCCCCTGCAGTTCTCTGTAAGCTTCATTTTCATGGACCTCCATTTTGCTCCTAACAGGAAGCTCCTCCCCCTTCCACATCTGCTACccaataaacatcaagcagGATCCCCTCTGTACAGAGACCATACTCAACCCAACCACATGCACTCCGCACTCTCCCCAGCAGCTACACCGATCACATATGAACTACATATGTGCTCAGAGGCACTGCAAGCATAAATGTGTGTAAACAACACACAAGACAGTTTCTAATGGATGATTAAAATTTCTACAGATGCACATGCTAAATGTAGAACAAACACAGGAAAAGATGAAAGGAAAATAGGGATGCAAGAGAAAGGAATAAAGACCGGCATGGAAAAAGGTGAAGCACAATAGATCTGATTTTTTGGACCCAAAACACAGAAATTACAATAGCATTTCAGAAAATCTGAATCCAGCTCTAAATCAGAATTCATTTTAGTCATAAAACTCTTTACATTATATTTTACACTTAAATTATTGTTTATATTTAATCAAAaggtatatttttaaaaagtcctaTAAAATTACTAATTTGGCAAAATTTAAGTGAACTTACTCTGATGATGTCTGCTGTGTGAGCGGAATATCAAGAACACAAACTGATATGGTATAAAGCACCAAAAGAGAATACAAAGACAAGTGAAACAATATCCAAATATTCTGGCGCAGCTCTACTATCTgcttaagcattcagaaaacaaACTAATCAACTAGTTAACCCACAaagttaaaaacagtcagtaTGTATGAAAGATAATCTGAATTAATTGTT is drawn from Maylandia zebra isolate NMK-2024a linkage group LG12, Mzebra_GT3a, whole genome shotgun sequence and contains these coding sequences:
- the LOC101483025 gene encoding putative G-protein coupled receptor 21, with protein sequence MNSSSDANQSGSPSFCLLGSMGYSHSMDTCVLEVVVILFLTVLIIAGNLVVIFVFHCAPLLHHHTTSHFIQTMAYADLLVGVSCLVPSMSLLHYLRGLNEELTCKGFGYMVSVLKSVSMASLACISVDRYIAITRPLSYTTLVTPCRLRVCIVLIWVYSALIFLPSFFRWGKPGYHGDIFKWCALSWKTNPAFSTFIVALLYAPAALTVCFTYGSIFRICRQHTREISQRQARFSPQTEGDKGERGERCEGCPDKRYAMVLFRITSVFYVLWMPYILYFLLESAGLYHHEVASFLTTWLAISNSFCNCLIYSLSNSVFRKGLGRLFSPLFPSCHGCTEAKKAPAPVSLRPDPRCQV